Proteins from a single region of Struthio camelus isolate bStrCam1 chromosome W, bStrCam1.hap1, whole genome shotgun sequence:
- the LOC104152974 gene encoding adenylate kinase isoenzyme 6 has translation MRRPNILLTGTPGVGKTTLGKELASRAGLTYINVGDLAKEGELYEGFDEEYECPILDEDRVIDELEDKMSDGGVIIDYHGCDFFPERWFHIVFVLRTENSFLYDRLESRGYKGKKLQDNIQCEIFQTLYEEAVSSYREEIVHQLPSNTPEDLERNLDQIMQWIEQWMKDNN, from the exons ATGAGGCGGCCCAACATCCTGCTCACCG GTACTCCGGGTGTTGGGAAAACCACACTAGGGAAAGAACTTGCATCAAGGGCAGGGCTGACCTATATTAATGTGGGTGATTTGGCAAAAGAAG gAGAACTGTATGAAGGTTTTGATGAGGAATATGAATGTCCGATTTTGGATGAAGACAGA gtaATTGATGAACTAGAAGACAAAATGAGTGATGGTGGAGTTATCATTGATTATCATGGCTGTGATTTTTTCCCAGAAAGGTGGTTTCATATAGTATTTGTACTTCGTACAGAAAATTCATTTCTCTATGACAGACTTGAAAGCAG GGGCTACAAAGGGAAGAAGCTACAGGACAACATTCAGTGTGAAATTTTTCAGACTCTTTATGAGGAAGCCGTGTCATCTTACAGAGAGGAAATTGTACACCAGTTACCCAGCAACACTCCAGAAGACCTAGAGCGAAATTTGGATCAGATTATGCAATGGATTGAGCAATGGATGAAAGACAACAATTGA